The following nucleotide sequence is from Penicillium digitatum chromosome 5, complete sequence.
GAGCTTGGCAATGCAAAGAGGTATGCCAATTTTGTCAGTGCGGCTTCTGTGGTCATATCAAGTCCAGCCACTATGCCAGCATTGCCAAGACTAGCGACCGAATCGTAGATAGGGTTGACGCTTCCTGTTAGACCTATAGCTTGTAAGCAAGTGATGATCGTTATAGGGAAAAGATGGGGCATACACTGCGAGACGCTGACAATAACGATACCCTCATCGACCCCGCGCGCAAGTGTCTTGATCAATGCTCGGTCAGGACCAAGCGGTGCGCTTCCTGGACCAAACGTCTCCAGCACTAAACCGCGAAGCCCCTCCATTTTCAAGACTGCATTCACCATCTCAGGTCTGATACCAGGAAAAAGGCGCAGAGTAGCCACGTGCTTCGTATCTAGCACTTTTTGTAGAGAAAATCTCTCCGTCTCCATCGGCTTACGAACCAGCTCCCATGCAACATTTGTTCTTGAAGAGGATGTGATAGCTAGTGGTGGATAGTTAGGAGAGTCGAACGCAGCAAAATCACTGGCAGAAATCTTTGTTGCTCTGTTGCCACGTAGTAGTCGGTTATTGAAGTATAGACAGACTTCTGCAATCTTGAAATGACCCGCTATGACCAAAGATCCAAGAAGATTGTGGATAGCATCACTCTGCAGTTCTCTCATCGGAGCTTGTGCCCCAGTCAGGATAACTGGTTTAGCGAGGTTCCGTAACATGAAGCTTAGTGCGGAGGAGGTATATGCCAAGGTGTCGGTGCCATGCAGAATGACAAAGCCATCAAATAAATCGTAATTGCAGAAAATTATCTCAGCGATTTCCGTCCATTCTTTCGCGCTAACCGAGCAACTGTCCATCAACTCATCAAATTCGAATACTGTATACCTGATCTGCCGCTGGTAGACCGATGGAGGGGTCCGCAGGCTGGCAAGTCTCCGAATATCCCCGTTGGTATCAATGACCACATCAAGCATGGAGGATGGAGATCCATCATTGAAGAGCGGAATTCCTGATAGACAGGCTTCTTGGAAACCCGCGGCTGGTATATAGCCCGTTGAGGAGTGTTGCATGCCAATGGTACCACCAGTCATAACAATCAAAACTTGACTTTCTAAAGCGATTTCATTTCGGACAACATCGTTGGATTGTGGGAGCTTAGACATCCTATCGCAGTGAATTACGCAAGGGATTTGGGTAGGAAGCGCGGTGGATAGTAAAGAAAGGATGAATCTAGACACAATTTCGGTTGATTTGAGTGAAAAGCTCTCAGGGGTGCAAGATTTTCAGAAGCTAGAGGTTGGATGGGAAAGCTGACCTTCGAAATGTTCAGGATCATCTTACTAGCAAATTTGTTGCATGGGAAGTTGAGCTTACGGGTCAGGACATTCTTGCCTATCATTTTTCAAGGACCCTTCAAGTGTGTTGGCTACAGCTGTATGTTGATAGATGGTGATTGGCTGGCCTTGCCGAAATGTAGAAATACTTGGCCCCACATCGGCCGCTACGGCCTTGGGTAGGGGTAAGCTGTCAGAATGAAACGCGGCATCATTGGGGGCATGCTACTTTATACGGGTCCGGTTCCTTTAGGGCCAATGAAAATTACGAATTTGAACCGTAGTGGCCGAAAACAAATGGTAATGAACGATTTGTAGAAAATAAGCAGATATAGACTGATACTAGATCATGGCAGGATTCGAACAGAAAGTAGGTATACGTAGCATCACACCGTCCGCAAGTGTAAAATGCGGGACGGCGGCTGGGGAAAGATAGGGGAAGAGGTAAGAATACACCCGTTTCACCAAAGGTTGATAAGGGTTGTTGATAGGGCACTATATAAATTCTCGCAGACCTCTAGTCCTCATCGAAACATCCAAACCATTTCTTCATCCGTTATCTGCATTTCTCAAGATGTCTGAAAAGAAGCATGATGGGCCTATGGAGTTTGTTTCGTCCCAAACAGGCCAAGTAGCTGAGAGTTATGAATACCCCCACGATGCAGTCTTTGGAGAGATGGCAGAAGGCGGACCAAACTGTCGCATGTAAGCACACGCGAATTTGCATCCTCTACAGTGGATTGACGTTTTTTGAGGTCGGATTGCTAGGGACAGCCGTTCTTATGATGAAGACTCAGATCGGTCTCGGGTCTTGTCGATACCCTCGGTATAGTTCCTGGCTTTCTTTGCCTTGCTGCGATCGGCGTGATCACAACATGGTCCAACCACATGGTCGGAGTCTTTAAGCTTCGACACCGCGAGGTCTACGGGGTTGACGATGTAGGACACCTCATATTTGGACTACCGGGAAGGACTGTTCTTGGGGGCTCGTTCGTTCTGTGTGAGTATTGTTTCGACAGGGAGCGATTGTACGGCTAACTCGGTATAGGGTACATCTTCTCGGCTGGCTCAGGCATGCTAGGCATCTCAATCGGCTTAAATGCTGTTTCCTCACATGGGACTTGCAATGCTGTCTTCGTGGCCGTTGCTGCCATCGCCGCCTTTGCTCTTGGAAGTATTCAGACACTGGGTCGAATCTTGTGGCTTGCGTGGGCTGGTTTGATCTGCATTCTTGCTGCCGGTAGGTTTCTTCTCTTAGGCCCGAGTAGAATCATGCCAACTAGAGTCAAGTCTTGACCGTCGCTGTTGGTGTTGGCGTTCAGGATCATCCGCCGGACGTGCCAGTAGATAAAGTTTGGGTCTCTGAGTATAAGACTATTGGCACTCCTTCATTTGATAGTGCAATGGCTGCGATATGTAAGATTGTATTCGCCTATGCAGGGACACCGGCATTCTTCTCCATCGTCTCGGAGATGTGCGAGCCTCGTCAATACACCCGAGCTCTAGTTATCTGCCAATCGATCGTGTCTGCATTGTAAATTTTCGATTTGCATTGTTGTCTACTACTACTGCGGATCGCTCGATGATTCTTCACTGCcttttttctccttcttcttcttctctcccctTCCCTCCTCCCTCTCCGACTAAGCTTCGTGGAAGTATCTCTTCGATTAAGATCCCAAGATTTTTCAGCTTCCAAGGATTGCAATAAATGCCGACAGAGCGATATGTACTCGCAAACAGAAAAGCTGACCGCTTGATCACGCAACTCCATTGATTGTGTTACTGTCACAGTTCACTTGAGAATCCTCTCTACATACTGATACAGGAGCAAGCCGCATCTAACAGCCTGATGCTCTGGCTATCAGCGAAAGCATCTCGGAGTCATCTGTTTCCCCCAAAGGCCATTGTCACCCTGCTCTGGTGACAATCTAGCGAAGGAGAAAATCTACTTGCTCAAGAAATAGAAAGCCATCTGTATAGTGTAACATGGCAAGTACCATGGCATCAACAGTTATAGGGCCTATTGTGTTGCATCTGGGTACTCGCTGCAATTGATCCTGGGGAGTAGTTGAAAGACCTGTGTTACCATTTGACCATGGGATGTTGCCAAAGATTTAGATCACCTGAGCCCGCAATGGGAGAAGGGGCGATTCCGGAGGAAAGAGCAACGAACTCTGTGCTCTCTGTGCTCCTAGTGCCTCGATTGAGCCATCTCAGAATTTACGGTCTCCTTATAAACTGTGTTTGCCATCTCcctcttttccctttcttcgTAATCTCGATTGTGTTGGACCATTCAAAACGGCAGAAACGGGTCAAAGTTCATCAAGTTTCGATCGCCATCTCATATCCGAATCATGCCAGATCAACCTACAGAGGATGTTGAGATCACGGTATCAACTACAGAGCCGATCGACGAGAAGACGTCTGTCACGGGGCTGACAAAGGATAAGGCTCAAACGAGTGGCAACGAGCGGTTTGGTGAAACTGACCGGGACTCCGCAGATGTCATAATTGTCACTGGAGCCGATGTGGCTACTCATCTTTTGCCTATGCGAGATGACTTTGATCGTACTTTGACATTTCGCGCTGCGATTCTGGGCTCCGGTCTTGCCGCCTTCCTCGCTGTCATGACCCAGATTTACACTGTTAGGAAATTTCCATTTCGTATATCGCTGCATTTCCACAGAATGGCTAACCAATACGTTCCTAGTTCAAACCAACCCAAGTAAACATTTCCGGTGTTTTCCTCGTTCTGGTTTCCTACTTCATAGGCAACGCCTGGGCCAAACTGCTTCCCCGCGGCGATAAGTTCGAGGCAagatggagagaaagagatgTGCAGGGAAAGCTCCCTTGGTGGATCACAGCCATCAAGTTTATCAATCCTGGACCGTTCGGCCTTAAAGAGCATTCGATCTCTGTGGTCACTGCCACGGCAGCCGGGTATGTCACGGATGCGACTAGTGTGTTTGCGGCACAAAAGCTGTTCTACGATCTTCAGTTGAGTGCCACAACAGTCATCCTGGGAATCATCTCCATCGGCCTCTTTGGCTGTGGCCTCTGTGGATTCATGCGGGCCTTTGCTGTCTGGGATGTTGAGGCTGTCTACTGGAGTCAGCTGCCCGTGGTGAAAACTCTTCAGGAGCTTCACTGGGACCAAGTTGAGAACTCAAAGCCACTGAAATACTTCTGGTATGCTTTCACAGGCATGTCTCTTTATGAGATCCTTCCTGCATATATCTTTCCGTGGCTCAACTCTGTCTCCATTCCGGTTTGTTCTACCCTCAAGTAACACTCATTGTACCGTACCTGACTTGACTGCAACCTCGTAGTGCCTGGCTTCGCAGAAAGCAACTGGCACCAAGGGTGCCATACTCACCAACCTCTTTGGTGGTGCCACTGCTAATGAGGGCCTTGGTCTCTTCTCTCTGTCCTTTGACTGGCAATATGTGAGTTGCAATATGACGCTTCGGTGATGCTACGTATTAACCGAAGAGGTTGCCCAACACAGATCACATCGTCTTCAACCGCAATTCCTCTCAAGTTGATACTTCATACCTTAGTGGGAACTGGAATCTGCGCCATTGTGATGATTGGCATATACTTTGGAAATGGGTGGGGTGCGAGATCACTGCCTTTTATGGCGACCAACCTTCTTACGGCCAATGGCACAATATACCCCGTGAGAGAGGCGTTTCCCGGTGGCTTGCTTGAAAAATCTGTTATCGAAAAAAATGGGATACCTCAGTTAACAGGGTCCTTTGCATTTGGTTTGTTTACAGCCAATGCTGCAGTAAGTGTGAAGCTCTATTCTAAAGGCAGATACTGAGTGATTTCTAGATTGGCGCTCTGATTCTGCACTGCATCCTTTTCTGGGGCAAGGGTATTTGGAGAGTGTATCAACGCGCAAGAGAAGGCAAGCATGATGATCCACATCACACCCACATGGTCAGGCACTACAAGGATACGCCATGGTGGTGCTTTGCTggcatcctcatcatcagcTTTGTCCTAGGACTTATCGTGGTAATCAAAGAGAATATCACTCTTCCGGTCTGGGCGTACATTGTCTCGCTGGCACTTGGAATGTTTATTTCACCTTTTGTGGGTATCCTCAAATACACAGCCTTATCATGATTCTAACCAATATTGTATTCCAGAGTGTCATCCTTTTCGCCCGCTTCGGCAACGGCATTGCCACCAACAACCTGTCGAAAATGCTGGCTGGTCTCATGCTTCCCGGGCGCCCAATTGGCAATATGTACTTCGCTGCTTGGTCGCATAATGTTGTCATGTCTTCGGTCTCTGTGTCAACTGATCTCAAGTTTGCCGAATACCTGAAGATACCGCCCAGGACTATGCTCTGGACCCAAATGTATGGCATTGTGCTTGGTGGATTCATCAACTATGCCATCTTGTCTTCCATTATCTCATCCAATCGAGATCTTCTTGCCGAGGGCAATGGAAATTCTTCCTGGAGTGGTGCGACCATGCAAGCTTTCAACACGAAGGCGGCCTCTTGGGCCCTATCTCCCTACTTGTACAAACTCGGTGCCAAGTACGAGATGATTCCTATTGCCCTAGCTGTTGGTGCCGCTGCGGTGATTTTCCATCGGATTCTTTATCAGGTGAGCCGGTCTGACGCAGTTCAAGATTGTTGATCCAGCTGGCGCTGACCCTACCTCTAGTTTGTTCCCAAGATCGGACGGCTTGAGCTTTCGGAAATCAACCTGCCACAGTTCATCCAGTATGCTGGTAGTATCTCAAATCAGCCACAGACCTGCACTATTCTCAGTGGGCTACTGTGTGGCTTGTTCACCCAGGCCTACCTTCGGAATTACCACCCACGCCTTTTTAAGGATTACTCATACATTATTGCGGGAGCCTTCGACGCCGGCAGTCTCTTGGTTGTCTTCATTCTCTCTTTCGCGGTGTACGGAGCGGGGGGACCATCTCATCCATTTCCATCGTGGTGGGGAAACAATCAAATGGGACACATTGACTGGTGTCCTGTTTCGAAGTAGAGACCACATTTTCCATATGGGTTCCAAACAAAGGCTTGTTAAATGCGGCCCAACCAGAAAATGTGCAAAGAACAGATACCCTCTTTTCACTGCCTTCAAGCGTGTGTTATCCGTCAAACCCCTGATTTTGACAGCAAGTTTGCAGTGAATGAATCCTCGATGTATCCACAATGGTTATCAATTTACCTTGAACTAACTGTCTTATCGCTACTGCCGTTTTTACTTCATCCATTGATGTTTCCagattttgagaactttttcttccttgtgATGCGAGGGTGACTTTTTTCGCATTGTAGAATGGCCTCTCTACTCAACTTGGGTTCAGTCCTCGAAAGCCGATATTAGGAAGCCTGAGCACCAGCTAGGGATTCGATTTGAAGAAATCCTTGATGAACCAGGTCAGACTTTTGAAGCAAAGCTCACGTACTTGAAGCATCTAGACTTCCGCCAGCAAGTAAAAGGTTAGTTTGGGCCTTCACGCATCACGCAATGGCTGTACTGAAAGATGAATCTCAAAACGAGATCAGCATCAAGCGACGAGATTAAAGCCATTTAGAACAGCCAATAGCAAGAGAGAAGTTCAATCACAAGACATTAGCCCGAATGGCGTATCTTAATATCCGAATCATGCAAATCGCTTGGACCCCGCGTCTGGAGCTGACCCGAGATGCTTGAGCAACACCCTACAAATAAAACCCACTCATTGACAAAGGATTATGGAACTATCGCTGTCGCTAGCCTTAAAAGCCAGAACTCGGTCTCTGATCTTGCAATTGTCTCATTCACGTCTACGGGCACAACATGACAACTCTTCGCAGGGCAGAATTGCGTGACGACCTTTGCGACGGCACGTACTTCCTCCACAAACATAAAGACCTAAGTAAACGATATGATAATGATCCTCTCAATCGTTTTTGACAAGGCTGCACCTTGGTCTGCTCCTGCAATCACGAAAGATGCCTTCGGGAGAAACAAAGAGAGCGCAGATTTCTGCCAGCAGTGCACATGGCTCGGATGAAGAGTGGCAAAAGAGCAAAATATACAAAACCGAAGGCAAATTCGAGGCTAGGGAGGGCCATCACTTCTACCGGCCCATAGATAGCTATGAGGGACTCCATCGTTGGGATCCTAATTTCCAATGGACGGaacaagaagagaagaaagttGTCAGGACGGTCAGTTCCCTGTGCGCTGTCACGACTCGATAGAGAAATAACCAATTTGGATAGATTGACGCTCGTGTCTGCACGTTTGCCTGTGTGGGCTTTTTCGCATTGCAGTTGGATCGAGGAAACATCAGCTGGGCACTAGCAAGTACGCTTTTGACGGATCTTAAGATGACCAGCAAAGATTATAACTTGGGTCAGACGATTTTTCTAGTCTGCTTCTTGCTGGCTGAGATGCCCTCCCAGTTACTCTCTAAGAGAGTGGGCCCAGACCGTTGGATTCCCGTTCAAATTGTTGCTTGGAGTCTGATCGCGGCTTGCCAGGCCTTTTTGGCCTGTCGGGCTCCTCTGGGATTTCTAGAAGGCGGCTTGTGAGTATTTGCATTTTAAAAAATCTGAACATGGGGCTAATCGCGTTTAACAGCATACCTGATACAACTCTCTTCTTGTCTTTCTTCTACAAATCCAGTGAGCTGCCGAAAAGACTGACCTGTTTCTGGATCTCTGACACCATCGCTGGAATCGTTGGCTCATTCCTAGCCTTTGGCTTCCTGCATATCACCAATGCAAGCGGTGGCGGTGCCTGGAGATATCTATTTGCTTACGAGGGTCTCATAACTGGCGTGATTGGAATTATCGCGTATTTTTGGATGCCAGCATCCCCCGTGCAAACCAAGGGAGGTTTACGCGGAAAGGACGGTTGGTTTACAGGGCATGAAGAGAAGATCATCGTGAAACGCGTTATTCGGGACGATCCCAGTAAGGGGAGTATGCACAACCGACAAGCAGTCACCCCGCGACGCTTTTGGGAGTCAATCAAGGACTACCACATGTGGCCCATTTATGCTATCGGTCTAATCTAGATGATACCCACCACTCCAGTGGCAAGTTACCTCACCCTACAATTGCGATCCCAGGGGTTCACAACGTTTCAGACCAATTTGCTGACGATTCCATCTGCCGTCATCGCGGTCAGCACCTCGATAGCTATCACCTGGGTTGCAGAGCGTACAGATCAGCGCCTGCTCTGGGGCGTGGGAGTGAAAGCATGGAATCTCGTCCTGCTGATTTCACTAGAGTTGCTTCCTGAGCAAAGCATGCCCTGGCCCCGTTGGGCCATACTTACGCTTCTTGTTGGTGGGCCGAGTATTCATCCTGTTGTAGTGGCATTAACTTCAAGGAATTCCGGATCTGTGCGGACTCGTACTGTTGCCTCTGCCTTGTATAATATGTCTGTACAACTCAGCGGCATTGCCGGTGCTAATTTCAGTTCCAGTGCTTGTGTTTCCACTTGCAACAGCCTGGAAACTTTGTCACCATTTGGGATGCTAACAATGTTGAGCAAATATACCAAACCAAAGATGCACCTTACTACTGGAAGGGGAACAAAGTTCTTATTGCACTGGCTGTCGTCAGtgggttccttttttttctcgccAAGTTCTACTAAGACTGGTGGAACAGGTAGAAATTCAAATCTCGCATGTATATGGAACATGCTAACCAATTTACAGGAAAAACTCCACAGAGTGGGATGCTATGACAAGCGAGCAAAGAGGGCTTTACTTGCATGGAAACCCGGTTTTGACAAACAAGAGGTGCGTTAGCGCTGTAGGTTGTAACCACTACCAGTGCCTACATACTGATGATTTTGTCTAGAGTTGACTTCCGTTTCGCTCGTTAAAGGTTTAGAGCTACGGGAGAATCTGAGAAACTTTTTATTATTAGAAATAGCTCGTACTTCCATGGAATTAACAGAGTGGCTCATAGTGAATCGATTAAAGCCTGGTGACTACCTAAAAGAATCGAATTTATCTACGTGACAGTTCTCAACAAAGGTCGGTTCAAACCTCACGATCGCAAGGAATAATTGAGATGACAAGAACTTCACAAGCAGGCTCAGGAAGTGAGTCAGAAAGTGCACTGTTGTGGCTCAAATCGGGGTTTTGGCTGCAATCTTGGAACCGTGCATTTAATAGATATCAAGATATGGCGTCAGCAAGAGGTTTTGATACGGTTCTTCTTCGGATATACTACAATCCCGATTTAACTCAGACTTTCTTTATTGTAGATGATTCGCACTATATCCGCAATTTCGAATATCTTGGGCTTCTGGCGATGAAGCCAGTTGTCGTTAAACAGCATAACTCATATGTTCTCTCGAAGGATTTGAGTACCTATTCAAAGAAGCTCAGGCCGGAGTATCACCATCCTCTGGAATGAATGGTGTCTCGTACGGGCGCTCAGCCTGTGGGGTAATGCGCGCCAAGTGGCGACGATCACCAGTCGTCCAGTCAACAATCGCAGAATAAGCCGTGACACGGTTCTATTTTGCCCACAATTTAGTTCTTTGGACTACTGATCAGTTTTTCAAGATTATACTCACATCCCAAACATCGACAGTCTTTGGAGCCCAACGA
It contains:
- a CDS encoding Asparaginase/glutaminase, with translation MSKLPQSNDVVRNEIALESQVLIVMTGGTIGMQHSSTGYIPAAGFQEACLSGIPLFNDGSPSSMLDVVIDTNGDIRRLASLRTPPSVYQRQIRYTVFEFDELMDSCSVSAKEWTEIAEIIFCNYDLFDGFVILHGTDTLAYTSSALSFMLRNLAKPVILTGAQAPMRELQSDAIHNLLGSLVIAGHFKIAEVCLYFNNRLLRGNRATKISASDFAAFDSPNYPPLAITSSSRTNVAWELVRKPMETERFSLQKVLDTKHVATLRLFPGIRPEMVNAVLKMEGLRGLVLETFGPGSAPLGPDRALIKTLARGVDEGIVIVSVSQCLTGSVNPIYDSVASLGNAGIVAGLDMTTEAALTKLAYLFALPSSTTRSVANDMVKSIRGELVESSKPIFEHSKVNTSEKSQGFNDLCDAISSNELERVQGILNVQNRSYLNDSDYMGNTPLHVAAVSPSTAILRLLLFNGALPNAHNRTGNTPLFLAARAGREQHLSVLMQSGARLNTEELRVAELLLPNQPHVWKMAETISEK
- a CDS encoding Amino acid transporter, transmembrane, with product MSEKKHDGPMEFVSSQTGQVAESYEYPHDAVFGEMAEGGPNCRISVSGLVDTLGIVPGFLCLAAIGVITTWSNHMVGVFKLRHREVYGVDDVGHLIFGLPGRTVLGGSFVLWYIFSAGSGMLGISIGLNAVSSHGTCNAVFVAVAAIAAFALGSIQTLGRILWLAWAGLICILAAVLTVAVGVGVQDHPPDVPVDKVWVSEYKTIGTPSFDSAMAAICKIVFAYAGTPAFFSIVSEMCEPRQYTRALVICQSIVSAL
- a CDS encoding Oligopeptide transporter OPT superfamily, with product MPDQPTEDVEITVSTTEPIDEKTSVTGLTKDKAQTSGNERFGETDRDSADVIIVTGADVATHLLPMRDDFDRTLTFRAAILGSGLAAFLAVMTQIYTFKPTQVNISGVFLVLVSYFIGNAWAKLLPRGDKFEARWRERDVQGKLPWWITAIKFINPGPFGLKEHSISVVTATAAGYVTDATSVFAAQKLFYDLQLSATTVILGIISIGLFGCGLCGFMRAFAVWDVEAVYWSQLPVVKTLQELHWDQVENSKPLKYFWYAFTGMSLYEILPAYIFPWLNSVSIPCLASQKATGTKGAILTNLFGGATANEGLGLFSLSFDWQYITSSSTAIPLKLILHTLVGTGICAIVMIGIYFGNGWGARSLPFMATNLLTANGTIYPVREAFPGGLLEKSVIEKNGIPQLTGSFAFGLFTANAAIGALILHCILFWGKGIWRVYQRAREGKHDDPHHTHMVRHYKDTPWWCFAGILIISFVLGLIVVIKENITLPVWAYIVSLALGMFISPFSVILFARFGNGIATNNLSKMLAGLMLPGRPIGNMYFAAWSHNVVMSSVSVSTDLKFAEYLKIPPRTMLWTQMYGIVLGGFINYAILSSIISSNRDLLAEGNGNSSWSGATMQAFNTKAASWALSPYLYKLGAKYEMIPIALAVGAAAVIFHRILYQFVPKIGRLELSEINLPQFIQYAGSISNQPQTCTILSGLLCGLFTQAYLRNYHPRLFKDYSYIIAGAFDAGSLLVVFILSFAVYGAGGPSHPFPSWWGNNQMGHIDWCPVSK
- a CDS encoding Major facilitator superfamily domain, general substrate transporter is translated as MPSGETKRAQISASSAHGSDEEWQKSKIYKTEGKFEAREGHHFYRPIDSYEGLHRWDPNFQWTEQEEKKVVRTIDARVCTFACVGFFALQLDRGNISWALASTLLTDLKMTSKDYNLGQTIFLVCFLLAEMPSQLLSKRVGPDRWIPVQIVAWSLIAACQAFLACRAPLGFLEGGFIPDTTLFLSFFYKSSELPKRLTCFWISDTIAGIVGSFLAFGFLHITNASGGGAWRYLFAYEGLITGVIGIIAYFWMPASPVQTKGGLRGKDGWFTGHEEKIIVKRVIRDDPSKGSMHNRQAVTPRRFWESIKDYHMWPIYAIGLI